The Archocentrus centrarchus isolate MPI-CPG fArcCen1 chromosome 1, fArcCen1, whole genome shotgun sequence genome includes the window ggtggcttagtggttgaagccagcgaccacatacatatgctgtgTTGCGGTGCAGGTATGGGTCCTGGCCTGTTGCCGGTTTGCCTGAATGTCTTCCCTTCTTATCTTTCCctaatttcctgtctctcctctactgcaaataaaaaaagtgctgtggccaaaaaaaaagaaaaaaaaaaaaagggcaaaagaTAACAGTTTGCGATTCCCGTAGTATGAAACGGCCTTCTAAAAATGCAATCtgaatttttcactttttccaaAACACGCTCTGTCCTCTCTTCATCCTTTCTCATCACCCTCTGTCACATCTTCCTGTTGTTCTGCTACACAGACAAGCTCCTGCATTAGATTTAAATTAGATTTATAATATATGCAATGACATGACAATAACAGCCAACTTTCTGTTCAGGTATGGGTCCCTGGCCTGTTGCCCGGTTGCCTGAATGTCTTCCCCTTATCTTTCCCTATTTCCTGTCTGTCCTctactgcaaataaaaaaagttgctgtgccaaaaaaaagaaaaaggccaaagataacagtttaaCGGGCATAAAATAGataaaatggcatttttttttgcactaacagtgattcccaaagagctatcgGAGGCAAATTGGCATATCTCATCATTGTGTGTGGTGTGTCCTTAAtcattttgaggaaactggataagtggaaaagTGGCAGGCCAAAAAAAGTTCTCTATGagtagatgaacagtatctgaaagtcatattcTTAAAAAATAAGGAAAGAAAACCTAGCAGAGAGCTGAGAGAGATGCATCTTAGCCTTTAGTTGATCCAACTACTTATGAAATTTATTTATCACAAGTGCTGTGTTACTTTTAATGTTAtaaatttattttcctttatgaTGAATTAACATCTATAATATTctgtgcagtatttatttatttttatggagCTCTTAGTAATTCTCCCATCAGTATTTAATTGCAGAGTCCACATTTGTCAAATAATGGGTTTCTaattaagatttattttttgaaaagtTGCTGCACTTTATGACATCACGGTCATTGCAAACATCTAACTTGAAATGCTTGTTTGATCATGCAAGTGCTAGAATTTGTCTGGGCATGTTATTGATTGCTGAAGTGAGGTGTGTTGTGGATTAGCTTGATTATGCAAGATCAAAGATGGAGGCTCCTGTTACCACAACCGGATGTAGGTATGACCTCAAAACTGCTGAGAATTACATGAAGGCAttaaaaaactttttatatGACTGTGATAGTTTGACTTTGGGTAGTGAAATAAATTGTGATAATGCATTTTCATAAATTTTTATGTTTCATTATTCTGTAGTTAAAGACTGTAGTGGGGTAATAGTTCATAATAATCTAAGAGACACTCATTGTGGAATTTAAGCTCTATCATGAATCTGTCAGTTTAACCAGCATTAGAATATACACTAAGAGTCGCAGGCAAAGCCTCAGGCAACTATTTAAAGGACActcaggtgtcacaataagatgccacacCAATTATTTATGCCACTCCAAAAACAGTTCCTGACCCCCACAGACAGAGGGGGCCATCACCCTTTCACCTGTTCCTCGGCAAAAAAATGATCAGCTTAATTTTGCTCACTCagcccccccaaacacacattttccctCTGTGATGCTACATATCGTTACATATTCagccagaagaaaaaaaggaaaaggcacAGCATTAGTTCTTCAGATCATCTATTAGTGTAATAACATATTTGTAAAATAATGAACTCTAAATTGAAATTTTTAACTTATCTCATATGAATATGTAATTAACTTTTGCATCTCATAATTTCTGATTTTCTTGGCCCCCTCCGTGACACGCCACTCAAACCTGAATATATTCTAATATTTTTGATACACTGTCCTGAAACTGCTTGTACGTATAGGTGTTGGGGCTGTTGTCCCTCATAATAGTCACAGACTAGTAACCTTTATTAGTGCTAatgatacaattacaatttTCAAATTGTCCCCTCTGTGACATGTAAATACTGTGGAATGACCCTTCTACAGACCTTCAACCTTAGTGCTGCAGGCCATACTCAAACTTTCATAGCTTTCAGAATTTAATGTTGAACTTCAGCTTCACTTTTGAAATTTCACATTCTTGGAAGTCATAGTAGCAGATATCTGCCCTGAAAATTTGATTGACATAGCTTATGTAGCTTTctcagtatagttttttttttttaatgagcaaaGTAATAACAGTAGCGAGCTAAAATTGGCAGTTTTTCCTATGGAGaagtgtatctttttttttttttttttatgttttgtcagCTGGTATGGATTGATCCTCAGTTCAGGCTGtggttgaagaataaaggtggtcatgccAAATATTGACAAGTTTATTAGAATTGTACTTGTTCGCTTCAAGAAATCCCTCCACCAGTTTCtcattttcatagcaaaatataaaaaaatataagcgATGGTTTGAAGCAATATCAGCAGCTGTTACAGACCAGCTCAAATAAATGCAATTTAATAAACATTCACCTTTGTGAAAACTTTGTTTATCTTTTCAAGTGTTCTTCACTGATCGCAGTGGACAAACTAACCCTCTGCTGGACGAGCCTCCCCAGTTTACCAGTCCCTGCTGTACCGTAGGAAGTCGTCAGCTGGTGGCTCCAGACAAAGAAGCAGCTCTAGAGCAAGGCTTGGCTCATCTGGAAGCTGGAAATGGGGTATAAACACTTTGTGAGACGACCACGTGAAACAGAAGAGTCACACTGAGCAACGGCCCATCAAAGAATTTTAGCCAAGCCCATGGATGAAGAAAACGCAAATACAAGTAGGAAAACTGTACTGTGTTATGTTGTCTTTTCAGTAATAGGCTAAATCCCATTAACCGAGTTCTTTGCTAGAAGTTTATTTGACTCTTTGACCTGTTAGAAAGAGTACCTAGAAAAGGCTCAGGAATTGAGCAGCTGGGAACAGTGGAGACAAAGCAGCCGCAAGCATTTGAAGAGGCTGAGAGATTATGGCCAAGAAAGGCTGAGTTCCTTGAAGCTCTGGAGGGGAGACATCCACCTAATAGAGGGTAGGAGAAGGACAATCAGATTATCTAACCATCAGAACCTTTTTCCTTAACCTCAAAGGCATTTACTGATTTCTGTTCAGATGGCTGTCATCAGTAAATATACTTTTACTGAGACTGTTTGTTCCTTTTGTTGTGTCTGACTCAAGTTCTCccttttttgcctctttcacttGTCGCTAGGGATGTTTGGAACGGGGATCCTCTCTTACTTCTCCTTTCTGCGCTTCCTGGTCACGCTCAACTTCATCATCTTTCTGCTCATGTTCAGTTTTATCATGTTGCCCATCATCATTGCACCCCATCTTTCAGGAAATATCACCTACAACCAAAGTGATGgtgagaggattttttttttcttccccaagTCGAAGCACACACTGAGCAAGAAAGGCTAAAATCTGTTTTACTACAGGTGGTGAGTGCACTGTGTATTCAAGTGGCGTTCGTCAAGGTCTTGTCAACTATCATAAGTATATTACAGATCTGCTCTCTGGTGAAGTGAGTCGTCCCACTTTATTAGTCTCCCGAGAGAGTCCACTACGTAGTTTCTGTCCTCACTTGCTGTGTTTCATCTGCAGGGCTTTCTGGAACAGACCTATCTTTTCTATGGCTACTACAAGGTGGACAAAATCCACTTTCCCCACATAACTTACAATTTGGCGCTGGCGTACCTGCTGGTCACTATAGGGTACCTCTTCCTCAGTCTTATCTGGATTGTTAAAAGGTATGAAAAAGGAAAACTCatgaaaaattacatttatttgaaaagaACTGGCCGTTAAGCATTTTCTCTGTTGAAGGTCTGCCACAGGATTCAAACACAATCTGATTCAGGATGAGGATCGGTTTCAGAGTTTTTGCAACAAGATCTTTGCTGGCTGGGGATTTCTGCATCACTGGGTGATAACGCcataagctgaagaaaaagaGTTTGCTCTGTGAGCTCAGTTAGTGTTATATATTAAGATTTGCCAGAGAAAAAACAGTTTCCATTTTTACAAATAGTTTGAAACTAGATCTTTAAAACTGGTGTGTGGGTGTTTTCATGCCACCCTAGCAGCTGCAtacagctgctgtaatgtgagAATAAAGTGGTGCATTTTAATACTATTAACTACAGTAGCAGACAGAGACAATAAAATACACCAAAACGAACTGAGTTAAGTATAATCATTTAAATCCTTTCCTGTAAATGACACCTAAAGAccctttaacagttttttttcatcAATCACTGTGGGCTAAATATTTCATTGGCAGCTTCAGTAACAATCACCGTTAATGGCACCTTGTTGTTGTGCCTTCCTGCTAACAATCAAAAATAATTCATCACCATCATTTTGCTGTCTTCCCTCATTGTTAAATTGCATATTTGCATATCCTCAGACAgatttggaggaagagaagatcAAGCAGAAAATAGCGGATCGCACCCGCGGAGAGAAATGTCGTCTTTATTTCATCCGTCTCATCCTCAATCTTTTTGCCGTTGGTGTGCTAGCCGCTTGTTTCTACTGCATTTATTTAGCCACCAGCTTTTCCCAGAAAGCCCAAATGAGTAACAAAAAGGTAACAGAATTTTTCTAATGTACTCTCTGTTGTGGACATGCCATATTTtctcttcaccccccccccccccaaaaaaaaaccccaaaccaaTAACTGCTTGTCCACACTACAGATCCTCCATGTAGAAATTTCTGATAACTGTAGGCAACAAAGAAAAAGGATCTAAAAGCTGTTGTTGTTCTGCTGCAGGTGTCTTTCATCGTGGATCTCATTAATGAGTATCTTCCCTCAATTGTTATCACGTTTGCCAACTTCATTACCCCCGTCCTATTTTCTTTTatcatcaactttgaggactaTTCTCCTGCTTTTTGAGATCCGCTTTACTCTGATGAGGTAAAATTGATTTTCAAGTATTGACTTGCTTACTCGTACACACAGATTTGAACTTAAAGTGTTTCTAAcgtgctttctttctttcttcctatCCTCACAGGTGTGTCTTCCTGCGGTTAACCAGTATTGGGGTTTTGCTCTTTTCCTCTCTGGTCTCGGATTACTAAATGTAAAGAGGAGACCTGTGCTTGTGGTTACAACTATGAGCAATACTCTGTAAGTCTTTAGTCACGCAGTATGCAGGGGTTACAGGTGTAGTGCACAGGGTACCAGTGTCAAACCCACTTTTATTACTGTGTTAGCTGGTGTACAAGATTGCCTATCTACAGTATATTCCAGTTCccttataaaatatatttggtaaatggactagttcttatatagcgcttttctactcagtatgagcactcaaagcgcttatacaacacgtttttacatttacccatgcacatccattcatacaagcacttccatgtttactaagctaagtgcttttaattatctaacattcatacacattggggttaagtatctacattggcatgtagcctggagtagccaggagtagccaggaatcgaaccgctgaccttccggtcagtaggtgacctgctctacctactgagctacagccaccccctcTTAAATTCCTACATGTATATGTGGTGAAATCCAGTCTCTAAACCCTTGTTGTTGTCGGCAGTGCTGGGAGACACATGTGGGCCAGGAGATGTAcaaactcaccatttttgacTTCATTGTCATCGTTTCAGTCACCATCTTTGTGGAGTTTCCTCGAAAGTAAGACCTCACTTTTccacaacagaaacagaaacaatctCAGTAGAAACTTTCAAACTTCTTTTTAGTCTAGTTTCATGGTCGTCTTATGGCATTTGAGGAGATGTTAAACATTTAACCAGTTTTTCTTGTCACGACCCCATTGAGTtgaaaaataacagtttaacCTGGAGACCCTCCAGCAATATGATCCTATTGAAGCTTTGAAATATCAGTACTAATAATGTCATCTGTAATGATGTATCAGTCGCAGGAGCTCACTTTGAATAGTTACTTTTAGTTGTGTTGCTTTAGGTCAGTGTAAGCTAAAATTACTCTGATCCTTTGCAGAAAAGTGTGTCACTGAAGGCTTTTGCTATctcattttttctgctttagtAATTTCTATCCTTTCTGTTCTGTCCTATCCAGGCTGATTATAACACACAATAAATCTGCCATGTCTAAATGGTTGGGCCAGCAGGAGTTTTTTCTATTCCTCAAAATGTGCTGGAGATCGTGTACGGTCAGACCATCTGCCTGGATCGGCACTTTCTACTGCCCGCTGCTGCCTGCATCTGCACTATCAaatatttctttatcttttatgTCAAGAAGGTGACTTCTGTTTTGAATACATATTGTTTTCTTCTTAAAAGAGCCAAGGGAAAAAATACGTCCTAGTAACCCTCATTTGCAAATTTTTGTTTGGTAGGTGTCATTAATCAAAAACTGTCGTCCAGCCACGCGTCCTTTTCCGAGCATCCAGCTCCAATTTTCTTCTTCCTCGGCGTGCTGTTGATCGGCCTGGCTCTTGCCTGTGTGCCTGTCATAGTTAGTATAGCACAGTGAGTAATGTTCATATCATGTTGTAATTACAGTCTCTCTGCttgtcctgcagctttaaagAACCTCAAGCAGAAATATTCAAGTCAGTGGTCAAAGTCTACTACCGCTGCCATATGTTTTCTATCCtgtaatttattatttctaacTATAGACAAATGTAGGAACTCTTACTTGTATTCACTCATGTATCCCTCCTTTTTGCACAGAATAAACAGTTCTCGGGCTTGTGGACCATTTGTTAATTACACCACCTCCTGGGAGGTGGTGCCAACTGTAGTTTCCCAGCTCCCAGTGGAATCAGAACCCTGCTGtggtttctttcttctttcggAGGCCTTTGCCgtctctttctttgttttgacaTTGGTTTGTCTTTCAGTGATTAGATTTTTTAcctttaacttgttttttttttttcctctgctgtaGCTTTAAACTTTGCTTCCATGTTGTTCTCCAGCTTGGCCATGTTTTATGTGATCGCACTTGCTGGAGCGCACAAGAGAGTCATCAATGAACTAAGGGAGAAGCTAGAGATGGTAGGTctactcagattttttttttaaaagacagttgAGTTACTGTGAAATGAAATCTGTGTTTGTGCTCATCTGTTTATCAGGAGGGCCGTGACAGACATTTCCTGATTCAGAAGCTGTGTCAGGCCCAGAAGCTCTCAGGTGTGAAATCCTCAGAGTCCAAACTTCAACCCCGGCgcagcagaagcagccccagctaTCACACCAGCTTCTCCAGCAACATCAGTGAGGCAGTGTTCCTGGCACACTCATCTCCAGGCACCTCCACACAAGTGTGAGGCAAAAGCCTCATTTTACTGAATTAAACCCAGATGCATGCCCAGATAATTGTAACAGCATTTTAAATTGTTCAAATTAATGCCtcaattatgtttttttaactgtgaaaaCACTGCAACTTAAAGGGTTTTGATTGACTGCTGATTATTAATGCCTCTGgcgttttcattgtttttgtttttgttttggacaaTCTGAATATTGTACACCTGTCACAGAGCTGCAccattttaagtattttttttttttttttttaaccaaaacatCATTTTGTTGCGCTGCAGTGTATTtccctgc containing:
- the tmc7 gene encoding LOW QUALITY PROTEIN: transmembrane channel-like protein 7 (The sequence of the model RefSeq protein was modified relative to this genomic sequence to represent the inferred CDS: inserted 1 base in 1 codon; deleted 12 bases in 9 codons; substituted 3 bases at 3 genomic stop codons); its protein translation is MEVDSVFFTDRSGQTNPLLDEPPQYQSLLYRRKSSAGGSRQRSSSRARLGSSGSWKWGINTLXDDHVKQKSHTEQRPIKELAKPMDEENANTKYLEKAQELSSWEQWRQSSRKHLKRLRDYGQERLSSLKLWRGDIHLIEGMFGTGILSYFSFLRFLVTLNFIIFLLMFSFIMLPIIIAPHLSGNITYNQSDGGECTVYSSGVRQGLVNYHKYITDLLSGEGFLEQTYLFYGYYKVDKIHFPHITYNLALAYLLVTIGYLFLSLIWIVKRSATGFKHNLIQDEDRFQSFCNKIFAGWDFCITGXXRHKLKKKSLLSAAYSCCNTDLEEEKIKQKIADRTRGEKCRLYFIRLILNLFAVGVLAACFYCIYLATSFSQKAQMSNKKVSFIVDLINEYLPSIVITFANFITPVLFSFIINFEDYSPAFEIRFTLMRCVFLRLTSIGVLLFSLWSRITKCKEETCACGYNYEQYSCWETHVGQEMYKLTIFDFIVIVSVTIFVEFPRKLIITHNKSAMSKWLGQQEFSIPQNVLEIVYGQTICWIGTFYCPLLPXICTIKYFFIFYVKKVSLIKNCRPATRPFRASSSNFFFLGVLLIGLALACVPVIVSIAQINSSRACGPFVNYTTSWEVVPTVVSQLPVESEPCCGFFLLSEAFAVSFFVLTCLAMFYVIALAGAHKRVINELREKLEMEGRDRHFLIQKLCQAQKLSGVKSSESKLQPRRSRSSPSYHTSFSSNISEAVFLAHSSPGTSTQV